One Paenisporosarcina sp. FSL H8-0542 genomic region harbors:
- a CDS encoding PD-(D/E)XK nuclease family protein, producing the protein MTQHAQQLLTLLEDSIEFAKLNNHFKRFNPFKILSVDQFEIRHSNFLVWMLNPKGNHNLGDFFLKKLLAKAFVHPNNLEDTNKLAHLNPLNLVNLNFQDVIVHKELLTSIDQRIDILAVSESNKTVILIENKFWSKESFNQLKNYLAFVNEKFEGYTIVPIYLTMLEDPPSEDKYLMLTYRNILSTLKDYVVLNEAFMNDEVYSFISYYIEVLADQLEENEELNQSALSIYQDHKDAVDLLYTSVNKKSSMKAVNHQLIATATVDEEVLKKLYMENKEAIDYIVKVGNSIMSEAFKSFAASKGMESDHFTAHHRLPSFVEKEWAAAHNREDLRQKWWLDRGLIAWFANSNNRLMLKVEVGPLLQEKRVELLQALQNEGILIRDISFEDGKKYTGIYTSFLPLSNWESKETISQAMMQLYENTEYQELNERIKRALSNLEIQR; encoded by the coding sequence TTGACACAACATGCACAACAACTTTTAACGTTACTTGAAGATTCCATAGAATTCGCCAAATTGAACAATCATTTTAAGAGATTTAATCCATTTAAGATATTATCGGTGGATCAATTTGAAATACGTCATTCGAATTTCTTGGTGTGGATGTTGAATCCTAAAGGGAATCATAATCTAGGAGATTTCTTTTTAAAGAAACTTCTAGCAAAAGCTTTCGTCCATCCAAATAATCTGGAGGATACGAACAAACTTGCCCATCTTAATCCATTGAATTTGGTCAACCTCAATTTTCAGGATGTCATTGTCCACAAAGAACTCCTGACGTCAATTGATCAACGGATCGATATTTTGGCTGTGTCTGAAAGCAATAAAACCGTAATTCTTATTGAAAATAAGTTTTGGTCAAAAGAATCTTTTAATCAATTGAAAAATTACTTAGCGTTTGTTAACGAAAAATTCGAGGGCTATACGATTGTTCCTATATATTTAACAATGTTGGAAGACCCTCCATCTGAAGACAAATATTTAATGCTTACTTATAGGAATATATTAAGTACGTTGAAGGATTATGTGGTTTTGAACGAGGCCTTTATGAACGACGAAGTGTACTCATTCATTTCTTACTACATAGAAGTATTGGCAGATCAATTGGAGGAGAACGAAGAACTAAACCAATCTGCCTTATCCATTTATCAAGACCATAAAGATGCAGTTGACCTGCTATATACTTCCGTCAATAAAAAATCTTCCATGAAAGCAGTGAATCATCAATTGATTGCAACTGCAACAGTGGACGAAGAGGTCTTGAAAAAACTATACATGGAAAACAAGGAAGCCATCGATTATATCGTCAAAGTCGGCAATAGCATTATGTCCGAAGCCTTCAAATCCTTTGCAGCTTCTAAAGGAATGGAAAGCGACCACTTCACCGCTCATCATCGTCTCCCTTCGTTCGTTGAAAAAGAATGGGCAGCAGCACATAACCGTGAAGACTTACGACAAAAATGGTGGCTCGATAGAGGATTGATTGCCTGGTTTGCAAACAGCAATAACCGCCTCATGTTAAAAGTCGAAGTTGGCCCACTCCTTCAGGAAAAACGTGTGGAACTTTTACAAGCTCTCCAAAATGAAGGCATACTAATTCGCGACATATCCTTCGAGGACGGTAAAAAATACACTGGCATTTATACCAGTTTCCTTCCTTTATCTAATTGGGAGTCAAAAGAGACAATCAGTCAGGCCATGATGCAGTTGTATGAAAATACTGAGTACCAGGAACTGAATGAGCGAATTAAACGGGCATTAAGTAATTTAGAAATCCAGAGATGA
- a CDS encoding GIY-YIG nuclease family protein, whose amino-acid sequence MKNDRTLMLYFPDASSASSLRIFQDPTSQIRGFYFTKSQLSKVESLEYANNHAVYFLFSDSDESSVYVGQSVNGIMRIKSHLREKDFWQFGILFVTDNNSFDKLSIDYLEYYFIQAFSKTQYSLENRDLRTIAPNVNVFNQSTLNSFAKQIQFLLEAMGISFNPVSSMVYNQQEDSEIFNARPPHKASIRLVDGKFILQSNSEIKVPLERTKDWNDGGTFYQRSLRRYNQLIESGKAIKIDEMTAKLIDDVEFNSPSTPAELCSGQSQNGWIFWIGLDDKRKKES is encoded by the coding sequence ATGAAAAACGACCGTACACTAATGCTTTATTTCCCAGATGCAAGTAGCGCATCATCTCTAAGAATATTTCAAGACCCAACAAGTCAAATTCGAGGATTTTACTTTACTAAAAGCCAATTGAGCAAAGTTGAATCCCTTGAGTATGCTAACAATCATGCTGTATATTTCTTGTTTTCAGATTCAGATGAATCAAGTGTGTATGTAGGACAATCCGTGAATGGTATTATGCGCATTAAATCACATTTACGCGAGAAAGACTTTTGGCAGTTTGGAATACTTTTTGTTACTGATAATAATAGTTTTGATAAATTGAGTATTGATTATTTAGAGTATTATTTTATTCAAGCGTTTTCAAAAACGCAGTACAGTTTAGAAAATCGCGACTTACGGACAATTGCCCCGAATGTAAACGTTTTTAACCAATCAACACTCAATTCATTTGCAAAACAGATTCAGTTTTTACTTGAAGCGATGGGGATTTCATTTAATCCAGTCTCTTCTATGGTATATAACCAACAAGAAGACAGTGAAATATTTAATGCACGCCCTCCGCATAAGGCATCAATTCGTCTGGTGGATGGGAAGTTCATACTTCAATCTAATTCTGAAATTAAAGTTCCATTAGAACGCACAAAAGATTGGAATGATGGTGGCACATTCTATCAGCGTTCGCTTAGACGATATAATCAATTGATAGAATCGGGCAAAGCAATCAAAATCGATGAAATGACAGCAAAGCTGATAGATGATGTAGAATTTAATAGCCCAAGCACTCCCGCGGAACTATGTTCTGGTCAATCTCAAAATGGATGGATATTTTGGATTGGACTAGATGATAAGCGAAAGAAAGAAAGTTAA